The Lycium ferocissimum isolate CSIRO_LF1 chromosome 8, AGI_CSIRO_Lferr_CH_V1, whole genome shotgun sequence DNA segment gatctcATCTTATGTTACCCTGAAGGTTTTCACCTTATTGTATGAACTTCCTCTTTAAGAGATATTAAAACAGAATCTGCATACTACTGCTCTTTCACTTTTACCACCAAAGGTAATACCACTAGGTTCTGAATTGTAACTCTGTCGTTATCTCAGTTCAATTCTCTTTCTCTAATTTTGTGGGATACTTTTTCGTAGTAGTCTAGCTTTTGAGTTGTTTCTTTCTGGTGGAGGACCATACTCAGCTATATCATCTTGGCTCATCTTTTCTTACTTCTTAATCCCATGGACTGTTACTCTCTTTAAGAGGACTCATGTATCTCTGTACTATCGTTACTCATCCTAGAGAACACTTTTTCTATTAATAGAGGAAATTCATCCCAAATTCAGCTACTTcagcttgaagatatactgtaGGTTCTAGTAGATATCACACCATATCTTAAATGCGTGCTCAACTATTACCCACCCTAAGTCATGGGTCTGTAATTCTCCTCGACTCCTAACAACTCTTAAGCGTAGAGGATCTCATTTCCTTATTCTTTCTGAGTAGCGCATTACAAATGCATTAACTTTTCTTAGTCTTTACTAATCTGTAGTTCCTTATATACATGGCCTCAGTTATAATTCTGAGTTCTGGTTTGGTTATTTATTCAACCAGCATAGCTAACAACACACTATTGACATACTTCCTTATAGGTTACATACCCATATTATGAAGGGATTGACGTTATtggtcaattattttttaacccACACTTTAAACCACTATAATTAGAGTAAGTTCTCCTATATCATCTCTTAGCTAACATCTTTTATCAATATGCTTTAAGAGTGAAACTTCTCGTTCATACTAAGTTGCAAGCTCATTATTAAATATCCTTGTAGGATCTTAGGCGCCCTTAAACTGCCCACAATTATTCTTAACTACTTCCACTAACATCCTTAATCTGTTCTATACACAACcttcaaatattttctttaatccTAGGCTTCATGACCCTTTTTACTTCTGAACCGCTATACACTAGATCTTATTTGCCATTACTCCTGTTTGAAATTCCTTCAGAGAATTAAGATAATTTACTTGCGAGACTGAAACGTCAGGCTCTAGAACCATTCTATAATGTACAATTTTGTATCGTCTGACGTCTCATCTGGCCTCTTGACTAATCTTCTTTTGTGCTTACATAAATTATCTCCGGTTGCTGACTCGACTTACCCTTTTATTCATTAATTCTGAATAACCCCTCTTGGGCCTATACATTTCCGTCTTTGTTTATACTTCATGCTACACTTTTCTGAGCCCCATATATTTGACTGCTCTTAGTGTTGCTTAACTCCCATAGCTATGAGGTTGCTACTTGTTGTTCTCTTACCATTTGTATTTACATTTTATTCCATAGTCATAACACATCCATAGAATCTGGATAACACAATCTTATTCGCTTTGAAACTTTTCGTTGTAACCCTTCTTACTTACTCAATCACTAAAGCAATATGTGATTTTGTTTcgatgtcataatccttcagtaGCACCATCCACCTACGCTGCCTAGAATTGAGATCCCTCTGACTGAACACATGATGAAGGCAGCAATGATCGGCAAATACCTCACAATGGACCCCATATtgataatgcctccaaatcttcaaagtgATGACTACCgctgccaactccaaatcatgagtagggtAGTTCTACTCATAGATCTTCAATTGCCTAGAATAATATGCAATGACCTTGATCTCTTACATCAACATAGTGTCCACATCAACACAGGACGCACTACAATAACTggagaaatccttaccctccacgagTAGTGCCAAAATCGAGGTCGTGGTCAATAAGGTCTTAATTTTTTGGAATTTCTCTTCACAAGAATTGGACCACCAGAAAGGAActtccttctgagtcaatctggtcaggTGAGAAGCAATTGAAACAAACCCTTTCACGAACCGACAGAAGTAACTAGCCAAACCAACAAAGCTATGAATCTCTGTCACAGTAGTGGGTCTCACCCAATCTTTAACGGCCTCAATattcttgggatcaaccatgatcccgtCCATTGACACCACATGGCCCAATAATGCCACTGAATcaagccagaactcacatttcaaaaatatGGCAAAAAGGTCTTTCTCTCTCAGTAACCAAAAGACAATCCTTAAATGGCGCTCATGCTTCTCTTTACTCttcgaatacaccaagatataatcaatgaagactatgacaaaggaatccaagtatggcttaaaaatgccattcGTCAAGTCCTTGAAAGCTTCCGGGGAAttcgtaagcccaaatgacataatAAGGAACTCGTAATGACTATAACCAGTCCTAAAGGCtatctttggaatatcctccCTAATATTTAGTTGGTGatagcctgacctcaaatcaatcttcaaaaacacagaagcaccctgaagctggtcgaaTAAGTCATCAATGCGAGGAATAGGATACTTATTATGAATTGTGACCTTAGGGCTGTTCAATGGTATATCTTCAAATATGGTGAATATGAGGTTAAAGGAGATCATATGGAGTTGTTATGTAAATTATtggttatggattttatggtaaTAATTAAGGTATAGGGGAAAAGCTGTCTATTTCACTTTGGACCCTAGTTATcattgatataaaagtgccATCTAAGTCGtataagttttttttgtttatggGAGTGGTGCTCTAGTGGTGATAAGCTTGTTGTTGGATTACTTGGAAGACTTGAGGTATATTAAGgatatccctttctttcttcttgaatgatcatatcaatacgaACATTGTAACGACCTGACTGGTCGTTGCAGTGCTaatgacccttttacccctgttgacttTTCCCTAGGTCATCGGGGGGTTTTAGAGTGACTTTTGAGGGTTTGAGCCTCAAAGTGGAGTCAgttacccaaagttgacttttgagtaaacagaCATTGTTCAGAATTCCCATAGATTTTGAGAGGTCCACGCAGTCATTTAGGATTTGGTAGTGCGTTCGATTTTGTTCCCAATGCAATTGGGACCGttttggaacttgggttgggaattatgctttaggccattgggggttgacttggtcagtTATACCTCCGTTGGAAAATCCAAGGCCACGGGTGAATCCATAGTGCGCTTTTATGTGTATGAGCATGTTTGTTTGGTATCtgtggggcctcgggtgatTGTCAGATTTCGGGACGATATATGTCAAAACTAGAATATTCTAGTTCTGGTGTAGTCACTGAAGTGGTACCATAACTGCTGTAGTGGTCACGCTATAGCGCTTGGGGGACGACGCCTACAGCAGACGGGGAGTTTTTGTGGTTAACCACCGTAGCGGTTTCCTTGCGGCTATGGCGGCCTATTGATTTTGAGTAGAGACCACCATGGTGTGCCTTATAGACGTCGTAGCGCGTGCACTGTAGCGGCTCCTTGTTGTTGCAGCCGTAGTCGGGCAGAATTGTTTCTCTTTTCTCAAGCTAAGTCCCTTAAACCTTATCACTTCTTCTCATCACTTTTCTAAGCACTCTTTGGGGTAATAGAGCTATTTGTGGACTGATTCTTGTTGGAGGTAAGATCTATGAGCCTAGCTTATGTTATTTGCCTTTCTAGATTTCTATTCCATGGCTAGAATCACTAGAATCTAGATAGAGAAGATAAGTCTCGtgttaaaattttttaaatgggtttagaCTTCGTAAATAGAAAATGGTAGTGAAATTGACTAGAATGACCATAGAGATTGATAAATTCCTTATTGTTAagcttatttcttccattattaatGGTTAATTTGAGGATTGCAGAATCatggttcatacccaaatttggggggtttGCTTTAAATCTGaattaggcttaatcttgagttgttttagcaaatgattagtgggtttgatcacctagagcttgaatTGCATTTTCCATCTTtcaattcccattttaccctcgtggacccgtttccccaatttcttgggttagaatttgacctagctagaagtatagcaatatgggtatcattattcttggtttttaatataaaattcaattatgaatagactttgagtacttggaggcgtTACAGAAAGGCAAGGCTAAGGTGGGACAGTTCGAGATTCCTGTTCGGCTTCCCAGGTAGGTTACAACTTACCTTTTTGGTTAGACTCCGATTAGCGACTCGTATATAGTTCTAGGAAATTGTTGGAGAcatcatgtgaaccttcgggtatgaagtttgggatgaaATTCGTAGCCCGTAGATTCCCGAACTAATGCTTGGCTTTTCTTATGAGAATTGGTGGTTCCTTTGCATTACGGGAGATTGGTTGGAAGGAACAAATTCATGTGATACTTGTACTATTATGGCTGTTCCTATACGAATTTGATTAGAATCCATACgttatttatgatattctcattgCATGATATATTTTGTCTTGATCTTGATATGGGGCAATGGTGATGACGGAGGTAAGTATGATTCATGCGACATTACTATATTTGCGTAGCCGTCTCTATGATATGTGATACGGAGTGGTAGCATTGATATTGGATGGCGGATTCATTCTAGGCTATGTGATGTGGAATgacggtacatggacttagcggttctccatgggtcatgactgtcgagaggTGGACATCGTCCCGTcgaagcatgtgtgtatcattgcattgaatttcatatatattcaccttatatgtctttgtgtcatttggattgatattgatcttcAGTGATATTTGATTTATTGGTTGATTATTTGGTTATGTTTGAATTCGTGATATATTTGAGACATTGTTGGTAATCTATTGTACTACTTGAACTTGTTGATTTGTGTCTGTCTGTGAGAATGATTATCTTTCCATTTCCTTCTTTGCATGCATGATCTAACttttgtcggcctatgattatTACTCAGTACCGTGTTTTGTATTTATGgtaccttgttgtactcttttcaTGAGTGCAGAGTTCATTGTTGGAGAGACTTCTACACCTCGCGCCTGATCCCGAGGCGACGTTCCTAGAGTTGTGAGGGTGAGCTACTGATGATCCATGCAGCCGGAGACTCTATCTTCTTTATTTTCCCATTTCCATTTCGAGACAATATGTATTTCAGATGATGTATTGACTATTCAAACTTGTAGTAGTATTTAGTAGCTATGTACTGATAAGATCACAATTTGGGATTTGTTTATCTTTCGCACTTAGTATTTATATATTACTTCAGACTTATCGTATTATTCTTGGAGTTTTCTTCcatttatttagtatttattTACTGATGATTGGTCGCATAAGGGATGGGTTTGCCTACTAAGGAGGCAAATAGTAGGTGTCTGCACGTTCCGCGAGTTGGGTAGTGAGaagttggtatcaaagccctaggttacctagtctataagtacaagagcaagtCTAATAAAGTCTTACGGATTGGTACGAAGAgatccgtacttatctgcgagaggctatcaGACTTTAGGAAAttcccttctttcattccttcgtgctactttattctaattggtatctgaaatttgcaaattggtatctggtttgaatgttgttgtcacacagatggtgaggacttgAGCCACGATGGAGAAGGATGAGGTACCAGTGCCCGCTCCTGGGGCAGGCACTAGAGGGTTAGCAGCAGTGAGAGGCCACGGTCGAGTCAGAGGCCGTGGAGCCGCACCACCTAGGGGTGGAGCCCCTATAGCCAGACAAGGCGAGCATGCTCAGCCTCTCCAGAGTAGCAGCCAGAGGCAGCAGCGGCAGTTGGgggttgttacacctcggaaattccaGATTTGTTGCCTTGCGAAtcggctaatgtgagcttaaggtgattatgaaatccttacaagattaagggaagtactagatagcttaaagtgcgtaccataagatttcaaagttttatgaatatgtgaagtttagtttgttgaaggaagtgaaatgtaagtcgtgttcagaaaggttttcgctataattgagctaatattaatttggtaatgtcttgaggggctgctatagggcccattgtatggttaatgaagaattatgtaagtgccaagaaggttccacgaggattggaagtcaaacgaatcaacgcgagaaagtttcggataactgtgagttatacggccacttatacggtccgtataaggggggtccgtataacatgaccttTACAGAAAAGGACTTTTTCTTGGTGGTgctatacggtccacttatacggaccgtataagtccatcgggcagatttttagtttttgtataaataggtggcccttgttcttttatttcatttttcatatttccacaagtcttcagagctccaaacccttctccaagcatattccactccaacccaagagaaaaaaaaagatcaagagACAAGAATCAAGGTgcccatgtgttagaagtcttgctagggttagtagactataAGAGATTCttgagtattgaagctagggttttcacataggttgatagctgctccgaagctcattcccatgagataaaaggttagtttgcatgcttatttcatgttatcatgaatgcttgattgttgaacaacttggctagaagaagaaagtacaaAATGAGGGCaaaatgtaacttttatgatgtttttgagtagtaagctaacttgagttttgattcttagtatgatgtgggtataatcttgttatggaaagTAGAAATAGTGATGatgaagcattgtatgaaaatgtgctaagaatgggtgtgaagttattagtataagttgagcatgagaatgaattttgaaggcttaatggaatgtgattacttgattatgatattgtgggtgttattATGGatctttgggagttgttttgtaatgcggtggaagttgacaaaataggggaaatgctgcccaattttcattagatcatgaattattctagtttgaatttaagagtatcattaaggcttaaccatggtatgaatccttctaaatgtagattgttcaagcttcgactgtgaacgttaagtagttaagaagaccaagaggtatgtaaggctaactcttatttcattaaggcatgattcctttgctatataccatctcatgagttccataatgtcttccaaagaactctatttccaaaattactaaagctcatgattctcgatatttgTACGATACTACCACCTCCCtaatatgatagttgatcctctacggatagatgtaacgaaagcgatgatgttaatgatgttgatgatacttatggactctcGTGTATATGTGTCTAAgaatgtatgactattatgtaatcaccgagcttatatggccgggtatgatacttatcgcgcgcgcacctctgcagttgggtacggataaccctgagccttggtagggccaggtatgtataacaccaagccttgtcatggccgggtacgtgaaacaccgaaccttcatggtcgggtattgttacaccccgtagtttcgtacgtgaaaatttataagtgttggacgttctaagtatggatactggagttttcttcaaggatatatgatattatacgaacTAATTCTATGGTCATGACGATTTACGATAATCTAATAAGCTATGGGGTATTATATGAcggttgacagaattttggacagaattttaggtcaactttggaggggtatatctcctagtatattaagagttttagggtatttcaaaagcctaaaatgaagttcgttgagtctagtttccaacgcaataaaccgctcgtcgatacgatatcggagcagagaattatggacgttacaagttcagctgacagagcagaaacgcgtgctgctacagtaccgactGCTACAGTAAAACGCTACAGTacccccgaatttgacccaaTATAAAAGGGTCTTGCCCCCTCTTTTTCAGCCCAACTTCttccaaattgttccaaaattTTCTAGAGAGCTCCCCAACtcccaaacccaaatttcaagcctaaatcagctataattcccgaatttcgGTCAgggcaacgtatagttgcgagtatagaatcgtatagcgatgcgtgtggttcaagtttaaggtggaaaaagtgaagatatagcgatattaacaagaataaggtatgaatctctcctcaTTAATgctacttttggtttatttacggagataaagtcgttgaataattgtatagcgaattggttggttgtggaaattggaaaacatcgtgtgggatgttttatggtacatattggtgttggaaatgatgttattttcatcgttgttgttgttgttgttgttgttggttgctgaattataatttcgggctaggcatataaacaggagagataCTGCCGAAATTTTAGCAGATTCcagaaagagttagtttgagggcttaagacaggcctatgaagatgagtctaacaatagtataaattttcttgaatatagatttacgagcctgggaggacaagctTTGAGTAGTTAAaattaaggcgaccaaaaaggtatgttagggctaaaccctttctttctaaaggcatgattcttttgtatccttgcttccacaaatgctagaagcctatgaatctcatgatccttatgatattattgagcttattcatgatcttgagactattctttgtgattgatctcgccttataattcttgttctttcgaggtgagctATAACGatgacgattctatttctaatgctatctaagttcatgattctcgagactcccgtgacatcgtcgacttcaccttaagaCAGTTGAtattctaaggaaggatatagtgatgatgataatggtaatgatgatgttgatttcatttacgtattgttatgtatatgtatgtatgtatgtatgcattgcatcccactgatcagttgggtaagATAACACTGAGtcctgaaagggccgggtaagatgataccgagtcccgaaagggccgggtcagatgacaccgagtcccgaaagggccggataagatgacaccgagtcccgaaagggccgggtacggatatgatagatgtatgtatagtaagtgtatgttaatgcatatgtatatatggatatgtatgaaatgtttatCCTGTAGACGGGTAATTTACAtgacagagatcttaagaaAAGTACGatgtataattacttactttatcttatgttatcttcattctgatatcGTACTACTAttaatgccttacatactcagtacattgctcgtactgacgtcccttcttgtggacgctgcgttcatgcccgcaggtatagataGACGAGATGAGAATCTTTtatcgtaggctgccttcaggtaccagttttgattggtgagctccacttcttcctggagcattgtcGAGTCCgagttgtatatgtttttttatgacaagagggtatgtcgggggccctgtcctgacgtatatacttcagtcatgttcatagaggcgggtaagatgataccgagtctcgaaagggccgggtaagatgataccgagcctacatggccgggtaagataacaccatgtaagatgctatatgtatataaatatatgtatctatatatttattaccgcgccttaacgacCGGACGAgacattatatatgtatggatatgtatggaaaaattcttaaaaagctaagcatgcacgacattcgccttaaaagggcattcaaaggcacaggttgatcttgtttatattactttatccccatacgttcattatattaattttccatgttcggtatttcttaatatgttactattcataccttacatactcagtacattgttcgcactgacgtcccttcttgtggacgctgcgttcatgcccgcaggtgtagatagacgagacaaggatcttccatagtaggctgccttcaggtaccagttctgattggtgagctccatctcttCCTGGAGCACTGCCGAGcctagatatgtatatatatatatatatatatatatatatatatatatatatatatgtatgattttgttcagggtatgtcgggggccttgCCCCGACTtctatacttcagtcatgttcatagaggctttgcagacagttcctgtgtacagcttagtcatagtgtgacgatagtaatgtcggcatcatgggtctaaTGTAAATATACTtgtgcatgatattatgttcgtatttagcctcttaatcttattgtttccatttgagacacgaaggatgtaagttatacgttggttcgctcggttcctgtaaggtgccgggtgccaatcacgccttacctagggtggggtgtgacaggtatgatactaataaatatatgtatgtatacatgagtaagcattagaaatggaaggtccctatgaaaggcaagtaagtaaatatgatggtggccactagaggtacaaatggctcaATTACTTCCtgattcttctatcttatgttagttcttatgctatttcttatgctcctactacgatgttgattatgctttacatactcagtacattattcgtactgatgtt contains these protein-coding regions:
- the LOC132067106 gene encoding uncharacterized mitochondrial protein AtMg00860-like → MDSPVALDFPTESKEKHERHLRIVFWLLREKDLFAIFLKCEFWLDSVALLGHVVSMDGIMVDPKNIEAVKDWVRPTTVTEIHSFVGLASYFCRFVKGFVSIASHLTRLTQKEVPFWWSNSCEEKFQKIKTLLTTTSILALLVEGKDFSSYCSASCVDVDTMLM